In Streptomyces canus, one DNA window encodes the following:
- a CDS encoding right-handed parallel beta-helix repeat-containing protein, producing the protein MRHSTGRHRRTRTLSIGAAVAVAACAGGVHLGLSGGGAEAASTTVTVSGTAQLEAAVKNATAGTVIEVRAGTYTPSATLKSTADGTSSARITLRAHGSEKVRIDGSRLPAGSWLAGIYGDYWTVQNLTFQNSPAQGFVVTSSVGGVFKNLVTAHNGDSGFTLRGDGTSDNLVQNLDSHGNYDPAGHGQNADGIAVKFGSGTGNRITGARLYNNSDDGLDLWQFSSPVTIEHSWAFGNGENRWADGAFEGNGNGFKLGGGGVTVAHLVNNNAAWDNTLNGFTENSNTGAIVLNRNTAYSNAEAGFYFATGKARLARNLAVSNKGGLSERGSSTVSAANNWDSGVPTPAFRSTDATTAYGAREPGGSLPSTAFLTTGSTTIGTTMN; encoded by the coding sequence GTGCGTCACAGCACCGGACGCCACCGCCGGACCCGCACGCTCTCCATCGGCGCGGCGGTCGCCGTCGCCGCGTGCGCGGGCGGCGTACATCTCGGTCTGTCGGGCGGCGGGGCCGAGGCCGCGTCGACGACGGTCACCGTGTCCGGCACGGCTCAGCTGGAAGCGGCCGTGAAGAACGCCACCGCGGGTACGGTCATTGAGGTCCGCGCCGGTACGTACACCCCGTCGGCCACCCTCAAGTCCACGGCTGACGGCACGAGTTCGGCGCGGATCACCTTGCGGGCGCACGGCAGCGAGAAGGTGAGGATCGACGGGTCCAGGCTGCCCGCAGGGTCCTGGCTCGCCGGGATCTACGGCGACTACTGGACCGTCCAGAACCTCACCTTCCAGAACTCCCCGGCCCAGGGCTTCGTCGTCACCTCCTCCGTGGGCGGCGTCTTCAAGAACCTCGTCACCGCGCACAACGGGGACTCCGGGTTCACGCTGCGCGGCGACGGCACCAGCGACAACCTCGTGCAGAACCTGGACAGTCACGGCAACTACGACCCCGCCGGGCACGGACAGAACGCCGACGGGATCGCGGTGAAGTTCGGGTCCGGCACCGGCAACCGGATCACGGGGGCCCGCCTCTACAACAACTCCGACGACGGGCTCGACCTGTGGCAGTTCTCCTCGCCGGTCACCATCGAGCACAGCTGGGCCTTCGGGAACGGCGAAAACCGGTGGGCGGACGGCGCCTTCGAGGGCAACGGCAACGGGTTCAAGCTGGGCGGCGGGGGCGTCACGGTGGCGCACCTCGTCAACAACAACGCGGCCTGGGACAACACGCTGAACGGGTTCACCGAGAACTCCAACACCGGGGCGATCGTGCTGAACCGCAACACGGCGTACTCCAATGCCGAGGCCGGCTTCTACTTCGCCACGGGCAAGGCCCGGTTGGCGCGGAATCTGGCGGTGAGCAACAAGGGCGGGCTGTCCGAGCGGGGTTCGTCCACGGTGTCCGCGGCGAACAACTGGGACAGCGGGGTGCCGACGCCGGCATTCAGGTCGACGGACGCCACCACGGCGTATGGCGCCCGCGAGCCGGGCGGTTCGCTGCCCTCGACGGCCTTCCTGACCACCGGCTCCACCACCATCGGCACCACGATGAACTGA
- a CDS encoding SigE family RNA polymerase sigma factor — protein MGTVADDAASVEFHAFFERHYAELSRLAHLLTGEPDAADDLAADALLALWHRWDRVRAADHPAAYARGVVANLARTRIRSAVRERRRIALFWSQREEKVEDPDVAGVVDVQEALRRLPFRKRACVVLRHAFDLSEKDTALALGVSVGTVKSQTSKGMAELQRLLGPQNAPLKVHAAMARTGDAGGRDR, from the coding sequence GTGGGCACAGTCGCCGACGACGCCGCCTCCGTGGAGTTCCACGCCTTCTTCGAACGCCACTATGCCGAACTGTCGCGCCTCGCCCATCTGTTGACCGGCGAGCCGGACGCCGCCGACGATCTGGCGGCGGACGCCCTGCTGGCGCTGTGGCACCGCTGGGACCGGGTGCGCGCGGCCGACCACCCGGCTGCGTACGCGCGCGGAGTGGTCGCCAATCTGGCTCGCACCCGCATCCGCAGCGCCGTCCGCGAGCGCCGGCGCATCGCCCTGTTCTGGTCCCAGCGCGAGGAGAAGGTCGAGGACCCCGACGTGGCGGGCGTGGTCGACGTCCAGGAGGCGTTGCGCAGGCTGCCGTTCCGCAAGCGGGCGTGTGTCGTGCTGCGGCACGCGTTCGATCTCTCGGAGAAGGACACCGCGCTGGCCCTCGGTGTGTCGGTCGGTACGGTTAAGAGCCAGACCTCGAAGGGGATGGCCGAGTTGCAGCGGCTGCTCGGCCCTCAGAACGCTCCGCTGAAGGTGCACGCCGCGATGGCGCGCACCGGTGACGCCGGAGGAAGGGACCGATGA
- a CDS encoding NCS2 family permease has translation MSVDRYFRISERGSTFAREIRGGFATFFTMAYILVLNPIILGSAKDKFGHQLDAVQLTTATALVAAVMTIIMGVGGNLPLALAAGLGLNAVVAFQIAPLMSWDDAMGLVVLEGLLICVLVVTGLREAVMHAIPQPLKQAISVGIGLFIAFIGFVDAGFVSRIPDAANTTVPVQLGGTGALTGWPILVFCLGVLLTIGLLARKVKGAILISIVTMTVLAMVINSIADIKAWGLTTPAWPDKVVDTPDFGLIGHFSLFGSFSAPGVGIVTVVLLIFTLILSDFFDTMGTVVGITAEAGLLDEEGKVPNLGRVLLIDGAAAVAGGAASASSATSYIESAAGVGEGSRTGFSNLITGGLFGLALFLTPLLTIVPLQAAAPALVAVGFLMMTQVKHIDWDKYDIAIPAFLTIAVMPFTYSITNGIGAGFLAYVVIKVVLGKAKEIHWLLWAASALFLVYFAIDPIEQILGAK, from the coding sequence ATGTCCGTCGACCGGTACTTCAGGATCTCCGAGAGGGGATCCACCTTCGCCCGTGAGATACGCGGCGGCTTCGCCACGTTCTTCACGATGGCCTACATCCTTGTCCTGAATCCCATCATTCTCGGCAGCGCGAAGGACAAGTTCGGCCACCAGCTGGATGCGGTGCAGTTGACCACCGCGACGGCTCTGGTGGCCGCGGTGATGACGATCATCATGGGCGTGGGCGGCAACCTGCCGCTCGCGCTCGCCGCCGGGCTCGGGCTGAACGCGGTCGTCGCCTTCCAGATCGCCCCGCTGATGAGCTGGGACGACGCGATGGGCCTGGTCGTCCTGGAAGGTCTGCTCATCTGTGTGCTGGTGGTCACCGGACTGCGGGAGGCCGTCATGCACGCCATTCCGCAACCGCTCAAGCAGGCGATCAGTGTCGGGATCGGGCTGTTCATCGCGTTCATCGGCTTCGTGGACGCCGGGTTCGTGAGCCGTATCCCCGACGCCGCGAACACCACCGTGCCGGTTCAGCTCGGGGGCACCGGCGCCCTCACCGGGTGGCCCATTCTCGTCTTCTGTCTCGGAGTGCTGCTGACGATCGGGCTGCTCGCGCGCAAGGTCAAGGGCGCGATCCTGATCAGCATCGTGACCATGACGGTCCTCGCGATGGTCATCAACTCCATCGCCGACATCAAGGCCTGGGGGCTGACGACACCGGCGTGGCCCGACAAGGTCGTCGACACCCCCGACTTCGGGCTGATCGGTCACTTCAGCCTGTTCGGTTCCTTCAGCGCGCCCGGCGTGGGGATCGTCACGGTCGTCCTGCTGATCTTCACGCTGATCCTGTCCGACTTCTTCGACACGATGGGAACGGTCGTCGGGATCACCGCCGAGGCGGGGCTGCTGGACGAGGAGGGCAAGGTGCCCAACCTCGGCCGGGTGCTGCTGATCGACGGGGCGGCGGCGGTGGCCGGTGGTGCGGCGTCCGCGTCCTCCGCCACGTCGTACATCGAGTCGGCGGCGGGCGTCGGTGAGGGCTCGCGCACCGGGTTCTCGAACCTCATCACCGGTGGGCTGTTCGGCCTGGCGCTGTTCCTGACCCCGCTGCTGACCATCGTCCCGCTCCAGGCCGCCGCTCCCGCCCTCGTCGCCGTGGGCTTCCTGATGATGACGCAGGTCAAGCACATCGACTGGGACAAGTACGACATCGCGATCCCGGCGTTCCTGACCATCGCCGTGATGCCCTTCACCTACTCGATCACGAACGGCATCGGGGCCGGCTTCCTGGCGTACGTCGTGATCAAGGTGGTGCTGGGGAAGGCCAAGGAGATCCACTGGCTGTTGTGGGCGGCCTCGGCGCTGTTCCTCGTGTACTTCGCGATCGACCCGATCGAGCAGATCCTCGGCGCCAAGTAG
- a CDS encoding peptidoglycan D,D-transpeptidase FtsI family protein yields the protein MNKTIRRASVFALLLVFALLIRATWVQFYDGQALADDNDNRRNAIETYSSPLGNIIVAGRAVTGSERVTDSDLAYKRTYTNGKLYAAVTGYASQAYAPTQLEGIYADLLKGTDSRLKTVMDTITNQRAEPGDVITTIDPAVQKAAYDALGDKKGAAVAIDPTTGKILAVVSTPSYDPSSLTDANTAGSAWKQLNGDSDKPLTNRALRQPLPPGSTFKLVVASAALEDGLYSSVDEKTESPDPYTLPGTTRELANENTSAPCENATIRTALQYSCNNVFAKMAVDLGQDKVKEMAEKFGFNDATQDVPVRAYESVYPSGMDKSSTALTGIGQYDVTATPLQMAMVSAAIANGGKLVTPHMVSTITDHGGDVLKNYDDEAGTERIVSSDTAEQLQSAMQTVVEKGTGTNALIDGVTVGGKTGTAQHGENNSQTPYAWFTSYGKADGKEVAVAVVVEQSNAARSEVSGNGLAAPVAKAVMEAALKN from the coding sequence ATGAACAAGACGATCAGGCGCGCATCGGTCTTCGCGCTGCTCCTGGTGTTCGCTCTGCTGATCCGAGCGACCTGGGTGCAGTTCTACGACGGCCAGGCACTCGCGGACGACAACGACAACCGGCGGAACGCGATCGAGACGTACTCCTCGCCGCTCGGGAACATCATCGTGGCCGGAAGAGCGGTCACGGGTTCCGAGAGGGTGACGGACAGCGACCTCGCGTACAAGCGGACGTACACGAACGGCAAGCTGTACGCGGCGGTGACGGGCTACGCCTCGCAGGCCTACGCCCCGACCCAGCTGGAGGGCATCTACGCCGACCTCCTCAAAGGCACCGACAGCCGGCTGAAGACCGTCATGGACACGATCACCAATCAGCGGGCCGAGCCCGGTGATGTGATCACGACGATCGACCCCGCCGTGCAGAAGGCGGCGTACGACGCGCTCGGCGACAAGAAGGGCGCGGCCGTCGCGATCGACCCGACGACCGGCAAGATCCTGGCGGTCGTGTCGACACCGTCGTACGACCCGTCCTCGCTGACGGACGCCAACACCGCGGGCAGTGCCTGGAAGCAGCTCAACGGGGACTCCGACAAGCCGCTGACCAACCGCGCGCTGCGCCAGCCGCTGCCGCCCGGCTCGACGTTCAAGCTGGTCGTGGCCTCGGCCGCGCTGGAGGACGGCCTCTACTCCTCGGTGGACGAGAAGACCGAGAGCCCGGACCCGTACACCCTGCCGGGGACGACCAGGGAACTCGCGAACGAGAACACCTCCGCGCCCTGCGAGAACGCCACGATCCGCACCGCGCTGCAGTACTCGTGCAACAACGTCTTCGCGAAGATGGCCGTCGACCTCGGCCAGGACAAGGTGAAGGAGATGGCCGAGAAGTTCGGCTTCAACGACGCCACGCAGGACGTCCCGGTGCGGGCCTACGAGAGCGTCTATCCGTCCGGCATGGACAAGTCCTCGACGGCCCTGACCGGTATCGGCCAGTACGACGTCACGGCCACCCCGCTCCAGATGGCCATGGTCTCCGCGGCCATAGCCAACGGCGGCAAGCTGGTGACGCCCCACATGGTGTCGACGATCACCGACCACGGCGGTGACGTCCTGAAGAACTACGACGACGAGGCGGGCACCGAGCGGATCGTCAGCTCCGACACGGCGGAACAACTCCAGTCGGCGATGCAGACGGTGGTGGAGAAGGGCACGGGCACGAACGCCCTGATCGACGGCGTCACGGTGGGCGGCAAGACCGGCACGGCCCAGCACGGCGAGAACAACAGCCAGACGCCGTACGCCTGGTTCACGTCCTACGGGAAGGCCGACGGGAAGGAAGTCGCCGTGGCGGTGGTCGTGGAGCAGTCGAACGCGGCCCGCTCGGAGGTGAGCGGCAACGGGCTGGCCGCCCCCGTGGCCAAGGCCGTGATGGAGGCGGCCCTCAAGAACTGA
- a CDS encoding GNAT family N-acetyltransferase gives MQIALREVHDSDLPVFFRQMNDPESLRMAAFTPKDPADRDAFDAHWKRIRASDAVHRTILVDGDVVGSASVYGEPGEREVTYWVDRAYWGRGIATEALRELVRQVPERPLYARAAADNTGSLRVLEKCGFRVTAQASGYAHARGAEIDETVLMLDA, from the coding sequence ATGCAGATCGCGCTTCGAGAGGTTCATGACAGCGATCTGCCGGTCTTCTTCCGGCAGATGAACGATCCCGAGTCCCTGCGCATGGCCGCGTTCACCCCGAAGGACCCGGCCGACCGGGACGCGTTCGACGCCCATTGGAAACGCATCCGGGCCTCGGACGCCGTGCACCGCACGATCCTGGTGGACGGTGACGTGGTGGGCAGCGCGTCGGTGTACGGCGAGCCGGGCGAGCGCGAGGTGACCTACTGGGTCGACCGGGCCTACTGGGGGCGCGGCATCGCCACGGAGGCGCTGCGGGAACTGGTCCGGCAGGTGCCCGAGCGCCCCCTGTACGCCCGCGCGGCCGCCGACAACACGGGCTCCCTGCGCGTCCTGGAGAAGTGCGGATTCCGGGTGACCGCACAGGCGTCGGGGTACGCCCACGCGCGCGGGGCGGAGATCGACGAGACCGTGCTCATGCTGGACGCGTGA
- a CDS encoding IclR family transcriptional regulator: MSAGETGGGSQVKSAVRTVELLEYFAGRPGMHSLAAVQEAVGYPKSSLYMLLRTLVELGWVETDATGTRYGIGVRALLVGTSYIDGDEVVAAARPTLDRLSDDTTETIHLARLDGTNVVYLATRQSQHYLRPFTRVGRRLPAHSTSLGKALLSTYSDEQVRKMLPETLPALTEHTITDREKLIEELHQIREQGFSVDREENTLGLRCFGVAIPYRTPARDAISCSVPVARLTPAHEQMVKDALFDARDRLTLATRRL, encoded by the coding sequence ATGTCGGCTGGCGAGACGGGCGGCGGGTCACAGGTCAAGTCCGCGGTACGGACGGTTGAACTGCTCGAATACTTCGCCGGACGTCCCGGCATGCACTCCCTCGCGGCGGTCCAGGAGGCCGTCGGGTACCCCAAGTCCAGTCTCTACATGTTGCTGCGCACGCTTGTCGAGCTGGGCTGGGTGGAGACCGACGCGACGGGCACGCGGTACGGCATCGGCGTGCGGGCGCTGCTCGTCGGCACCTCCTACATCGACGGCGACGAGGTGGTCGCGGCGGCCCGGCCGACGCTGGACCGGCTCTCCGACGACACCACCGAGACCATCCACCTCGCGCGACTGGACGGCACGAACGTCGTCTACCTCGCCACCCGACAGTCGCAGCACTACCTGCGGCCCTTCACGAGAGTGGGCCGCCGGCTCCCGGCGCACTCCACCTCCCTCGGCAAGGCGCTGCTCAGCACGTACTCCGACGAGCAGGTCCGCAAGATGCTGCCGGAGACCCTGCCCGCGCTCACCGAGCACACGATCACCGACCGCGAGAAGCTCATCGAGGAGCTGCACCAGATCCGGGAGCAGGGCTTCTCCGTGGACCGCGAGGAGAACACGCTGGGGCTGCGCTGCTTCGGCGTCGCGATCCCGTACCGCACGCCCGCGCGTGACGCGATCAGCTGCTCGGTGCCGGTGGCGCGACTGACCCCGGCCCACGAGCAGATGGTGAAGGACGCGCTGTTCGACGCGCGGGACCGGCTGACACTGGCCACCCGTAGGCTCTGA
- a CDS encoding aldehyde dehydrogenase (NADP(+)), whose product MAAAPVWSVDPRTGKQREQVAVEATAQEVDAAVRAAHDARASLADRTVRAAFLRTAADRLQDSKDHLVEAADAETALGPVRLTGELARTSYQLRAFADIVDEGEFLGVVINHPDDTATPPIPDLRRYKVPLGVVAVYSASNFPFAFSVAGGDTASALAAGNPVVVKAHPDHPALSELVASVLRRAAAEHGIPAGVVGLVHGFEAGLELIKHPLVAAAGFTGSVKGGRALFDAAAARPVPIPFHGELGSLNPVVITEEAAAERAEAIGAGLAGSMTLGVGQFCVKPGLVLVPSGAAGDGLLKSLTDAVSDTEAGVLLDHRMRDNFVAGVAERVELPEVESPVTPGAGGEHTVSAGFLTVAADKLTTEGAYDLLLEECFGPVTVVARYEDDDEARAVLSRLPGNLTATVHLSAQEAAGEGRGAEILAELTPLAGRVLVNGWPTGVAVAPAQQHGGPYPATTSTSTSVGGTAIERWLRPVAYQNAPEALLPPELRDDNPLGLPRRFNNQLER is encoded by the coding sequence GTGGCAGCAGCACCAGTCTGGAGTGTCGACCCCCGAACCGGGAAGCAGCGCGAGCAGGTTGCGGTGGAGGCCACAGCCCAGGAGGTGGACGCCGCCGTCCGCGCCGCGCACGACGCGCGCGCGTCCCTCGCCGACCGCACCGTCCGCGCGGCCTTCCTGCGCACCGCCGCCGACCGGCTCCAGGACTCCAAGGATCACCTCGTCGAAGCCGCCGACGCCGAGACCGCGCTCGGTCCGGTCCGGCTGACCGGCGAGCTCGCCCGCACCAGCTACCAGCTGCGGGCCTTCGCCGACATCGTCGACGAGGGCGAGTTCCTCGGCGTGGTGATCAACCACCCCGACGACACCGCGACCCCGCCGATCCCGGACCTGCGCCGCTACAAGGTCCCCCTGGGCGTCGTCGCCGTCTACTCGGCCTCCAACTTCCCCTTCGCCTTCTCGGTCGCCGGCGGCGACACCGCGAGCGCGCTCGCGGCCGGCAACCCCGTGGTCGTCAAGGCCCACCCCGACCACCCGGCCCTGTCCGAGCTGGTCGCGTCCGTGCTGCGCCGGGCCGCCGCCGAGCACGGCATCCCCGCGGGCGTGGTCGGTCTCGTCCACGGCTTCGAGGCCGGCCTCGAGCTGATCAAGCATCCGCTGGTCGCGGCCGCGGGCTTCACCGGTTCCGTGAAGGGCGGCCGTGCCCTGTTCGACGCGGCGGCCGCGCGTCCGGTGCCGATCCCGTTCCACGGCGAGCTGGGCTCCCTGAACCCCGTCGTGATCACCGAGGAGGCGGCCGCCGAGCGCGCGGAGGCCATCGGCGCCGGGCTCGCGGGCTCCATGACCCTCGGCGTCGGCCAGTTCTGCGTGAAGCCGGGCCTGGTCCTCGTGCCGTCCGGCGCGGCGGGCGACGGCCTGCTGAAGTCCCTGACCGACGCCGTCAGCGACACCGAGGCGGGTGTCCTTCTCGACCACCGCATGCGGGACAACTTCGTCGCCGGGGTCGCCGAGCGCGTCGAGCTTCCCGAGGTCGAGTCGCCGGTGACGCCCGGAGCGGGCGGCGAGCACACGGTGAGCGCGGGCTTCCTCACGGTGGCGGCGGACAAGCTGACCACCGAGGGGGCGTACGACCTGCTCCTGGAGGAGTGCTTCGGTCCGGTCACCGTGGTGGCCCGCTACGAGGACGACGACGAGGCGCGGGCCGTGCTGTCCCGGCTCCCGGGCAACCTCACCGCGACGGTGCACCTGTCGGCGCAGGAGGCCGCGGGCGAGGGGCGTGGCGCCGAGATCCTCGCGGAGCTGACGCCGCTGGCCGGCCGGGTCCTGGTGAACGGCTGGCCGACGGGCGTGGCCGTGGCCCCGGCCCAGCAGCACGGCGGCCCGTACCCGGCGACGACGTCCACGTCGACGTCGGTGGGCGGTACGGCGATCGAGCGCTGGCTGCGACCGGTGGCGTACCAGAACGCGCCGGAGGCCCTGCTCCCGCCGGAACTGAGGGACGACAACCCACTGGGCCTGCCCCGCCGTTTCAACAACCAGCTGGAGCGCTAG
- a CDS encoding DUF1349 domain-containing protein: MDVELPELPFPLRTYGPDGHWAHEDGILSGWAGPRQDRFVPPTGESLDPAADAPRLLGAPEGDFQLIARVTVGFNKSFDAGVLYVHVGERAWAKLCLENSPDVPTVCTVVTRGHSDDCNSFTVDGSSVWLRVSRTGRAFAFHASRDGKRWTFVRLFTLGDEKETGAALIGFMAQSPMGEGCVVTYDHIEYRPEWPADLRDGT, encoded by the coding sequence ATGGACGTCGAACTTCCCGAACTCCCTTTCCCTCTCCGCACCTATGGCCCCGACGGGCACTGGGCCCACGAGGACGGCATCCTCTCCGGGTGGGCCGGCCCCCGGCAGGACCGGTTCGTGCCGCCCACCGGGGAGTCCCTGGACCCCGCCGCCGACGCGCCGCGGCTGCTCGGTGCCCCCGAGGGGGACTTCCAGCTGATAGCCCGGGTCACCGTGGGCTTCAACAAGTCGTTCGACGCGGGCGTGCTCTACGTCCATGTCGGCGAGCGGGCCTGGGCCAAACTCTGCCTGGAGAACTCCCCGGACGTGCCCACCGTTTGCACGGTCGTCACCCGGGGACACTCCGACGACTGCAACTCCTTCACCGTGGACGGCAGTTCGGTGTGGCTGCGGGTCAGCCGCACCGGCCGCGCCTTCGCCTTCCACGCCTCCCGCGACGGCAAGCGCTGGACCTTCGTCCGCCTCTTCACCCTGGGCGACGAGAAGGAGACCGGCGCGGCCCTGATCGGCTTCATGGCGCAGTCGCCGATGGGGGAGGGGTGTGTGGTGACGTACGACCACATCGAGTACCGGCCCGAGTGGCCGGCCGACCTGCGCGACGGAACCTGA
- a CDS encoding DsbA family oxidoreductase gives MRVEIWSDIACPWCYVGKARFEKALEAFPHRDGVEVVHRSFELDPGRDKGDVQPVLAMLGKKYGMSEAQAQAGEENLGAQAAAEGLAYRTRDRDHGNTFDLHRLLHLAKEQGRQDELVQIFYRANFAEERSLFTEGDERLVELAVEAGLDADEVRKVLADPTAYADDVRADEREAAELGANGVPFFVLDRTYGVSGAQPAEVFTQALTQAWGNRSPLKLIDQGDTSAEACGPDGCAVPQQG, from the coding sequence ATGCGCGTCGAGATCTGGAGCGACATCGCCTGCCCCTGGTGCTACGTGGGCAAGGCCCGCTTCGAGAAGGCGCTGGAGGCCTTCCCGCACCGTGACGGGGTCGAGGTCGTCCACCGGTCGTTCGAGCTGGATCCCGGGCGGGACAAGGGCGACGTGCAGCCCGTCCTCGCCATGCTCGGCAAGAAGTACGGCATGAGCGAGGCCCAGGCCCAGGCCGGCGAGGAGAACCTCGGCGCCCAGGCCGCCGCCGAAGGGCTCGCCTACCGGACCCGGGACCGCGACCACGGCAACACCTTCGACCTGCACCGGCTCCTCCACCTCGCCAAGGAACAGGGCAGGCAGGACGAGCTCGTCCAGATCTTCTACCGGGCCAACTTCGCCGAGGAGAGGTCCTTGTTCACCGAGGGCGACGAGCGCCTCGTGGAGCTCGCCGTGGAGGCCGGCCTGGACGCCGACGAGGTCCGCAAGGTCCTCGCCGACCCCACCGCCTACGCCGACGACGTCCGCGCCGACGAGCGCGAGGCCGCCGAGCTCGGTGCCAACGGCGTCCCCTTCTTCGTCCTGGACCGCACGTACGGCGTCTCCGGAGCCCAGCCCGCCGAGGTCTTCACCCAGGCCCTCACCCAGGCCTGGGGCAACCGCTCCCCGCTGAAGCTGATCGACCAGGGCGACACCTCCGCCGAGGCCTGCGGTCCCGACGGGTGCGCCGTACCCCAGCAGGGCTGA
- a CDS encoding aminotransferase class V-fold PLP-dependent enzyme, giving the protein METFESLVRAEFAPKNTFLNTASSGLLPARTVTALQEVALIRAEGRPLDPLFQDVEMSRAAFARLAGVPVTRVAAGASVSSHSGLVAASLPPGAEVLTAEDDFTSVVNPFHTRGDLKVRIVPLERLADSVRPGTALVAVSAAQSADGRIADLPALRDAARDHGARTYVDFSQAAGWLPVDARSYDYTVSTTFKWLLGPHGAAFLAVPEDFGDLKPVLAGWVAGEIPWDSCYGPVAELAHSARRFDVSPALFTYTGTRRSLELLEELGVDAVRAHDLALADIFRTGLAALGHAPLPAPGSPIVSVPGLGHRQRELSAAGIEVSDRAGNLRASFHLYNTAADVDRLLDALSA; this is encoded by the coding sequence ATGGAGACGTTCGAGAGCCTCGTCCGCGCCGAGTTCGCCCCGAAGAACACCTTCCTCAACACCGCGAGCAGCGGCCTGCTCCCCGCACGCACCGTGACCGCCCTCCAGGAGGTCGCGCTGATCCGCGCCGAGGGCAGGCCGCTGGACCCGCTGTTCCAGGACGTGGAGATGTCCCGCGCCGCGTTCGCCAGGCTCGCCGGCGTCCCGGTCACCCGGGTCGCGGCGGGAGCGTCCGTGTCCAGCCACTCGGGCCTGGTCGCCGCCTCGCTGCCGCCGGGCGCCGAAGTCCTCACCGCCGAGGACGACTTCACCTCCGTCGTGAACCCCTTCCACACCCGCGGCGACCTTAAGGTCCGCATCGTGCCGCTGGAACGGCTCGCCGACTCCGTCCGCCCCGGCACCGCCCTCGTCGCGGTCAGCGCCGCCCAGTCCGCCGACGGCCGGATCGCCGACCTGCCCGCCCTGCGGGACGCGGCCAGGGACCACGGAGCCCGCACCTACGTCGACTTCTCGCAGGCCGCGGGCTGGCTCCCGGTGGACGCGCGGTCGTACGACTACACCGTCTCCACCACCTTCAAGTGGCTGCTCGGCCCGCACGGCGCGGCCTTCCTCGCCGTGCCGGAGGACTTCGGCGACCTGAAGCCGGTGCTGGCCGGCTGGGTCGCGGGGGAGATCCCGTGGGACAGTTGCTACGGCCCCGTCGCCGAACTGGCCCACTCCGCCCGGCGGTTCGACGTCAGCCCAGCCCTGTTCACCTACACGGGCACCCGCCGTTCCCTCGAACTCCTGGAGGAGCTCGGCGTGGACGCCGTGCGCGCCCACGACCTCGCCCTCGCGGACATCTTCCGTACCGGACTCGCCGCCCTCGGCCACGCACCGCTGCCGGCCCCCGGCTCGCCGATCGTGTCCGTGCCCGGACTCGGCCACCGGCAGCGCGAGTTGAGCGCCGCCGGCATCGAGGTCTCCGACCGCGCGGGCAACCTGCGCGCCTCCTTCCACCTCTACAACACCGCCGCCGATGTCGACCGGCTCCTGGACGCCCTGTCTGCCTGA
- a CDS encoding RNA polymerase sigma factor, producing MESTDGTTSVQQPADAELHRRLVYGDESALAEAYGAYGGLVRAVAVRVTGSRAAAEDVAQEVFAQLWSRPYAFDARRGTLRTWLSVLAHRRAVDWVRREARHRKDVRADDLALHGIPDASPGPAEAVVDRERSLLLHTALAELPQSQREVVHLAYFAGRTYRQAAVELGIPEGTAKTRLRTALRALAETLADPPDPAWEEGA from the coding sequence GTGGAGTCCACGGACGGGACGACGTCCGTACAGCAACCCGCAGACGCGGAGCTGCACCGGCGGCTGGTGTACGGCGACGAGTCCGCGCTGGCCGAGGCGTACGGGGCGTACGGCGGGCTGGTGCGGGCGGTCGCGGTGCGCGTGACCGGCAGCCGGGCCGCGGCCGAGGACGTGGCGCAGGAGGTCTTCGCGCAGCTGTGGAGCAGGCCGTACGCCTTCGACGCGCGCCGCGGCACCCTGCGCACCTGGCTGTCGGTGCTGGCCCACCGGCGGGCCGTGGACTGGGTGCGCAGGGAGGCCCGGCACCGCAAGGACGTCCGCGCCGACGACCTGGCCCTGCACGGCATCCCGGACGCCTCTCCCGGCCCCGCCGAGGCGGTCGTCGACCGGGAGCGGTCCCTCCTGCTGCACACCGCTCTCGCCGAACTCCCGCAGTCGCAAAGGGAGGTGGTGCACCTCGCCTACTTCGCGGGCCGCACCTACCGGCAGGCCGCCGTCGAGCTCGGCATCCCCGAGGGCACCGCGAAGACCCGGCTGCGCACCGCCCTGCGTGCCCTCGCGGAGACTTTGGCCGACCCACCCGACCCGGCGTGGGAAGAGGGCGCATGA